Proteins encoded within one genomic window of Rhodohalobacter sp. SW132:
- a CDS encoding phage tail protein, which produces MAQFHPPTGFHFLVRFEGLLLSYPGIPDIGFQEVSGINVDIGVEEYQEGGENRFAHRLPQPVSYPNLVMKRGMLIGSQLMQWFREAVEGFTFEANDITVVLLNSDHIPLQAWNFINAWPVKWSVDGLHAEENKIMIESIEFAYQYYRRIDPTSIL; this is translated from the coding sequence ATGGCTCAGTTTCATCCGCCCACCGGTTTTCATTTTTTGGTCAGGTTTGAGGGGCTTCTGCTCTCTTACCCCGGCATTCCTGATATCGGGTTCCAGGAAGTATCCGGAATCAATGTGGATATCGGGGTGGAGGAGTACCAAGAGGGCGGCGAAAACCGGTTCGCGCACAGGCTGCCGCAGCCGGTAAGCTACCCTAATCTTGTGATGAAACGAGGTATGCTGATTGGATCGCAACTAATGCAGTGGTTCAGGGAAGCCGTGGAAGGATTTACTTTTGAAGCAAATGACATCACTGTTGTGCTGCTTAATAGTGATCACATTCCGCTCCAGGCGTGGAATTTCATCAATGCCTGGCCTGTAAAATGGTCGGTTGATGGTCTACACGCCGAAGAAAACAAGATCATGATTGAGAGCATTGAGTTTGCCTACCAGTATTACCGTCGGATCGATCCCACATCCATTTTATAA
- a CDS encoding PAAR domain-containing protein, with protein sequence MPAAARMSDTTTHGGTIVGPGEPTVLIGGMPAAVMGDNHVCSLPPNSHQPTVSPFLIGSTTVMIGGKPAIRVGDTCLCGAGAAVGEPTVMIG encoded by the coding sequence ATGCCCGCAGCAGCCCGAATGTCTGATACTACAACCCACGGCGGAACCATTGTTGGACCCGGGGAGCCTACCGTTCTTATTGGCGGAATGCCTGCGGCAGTAATGGGTGATAACCATGTGTGTTCGCTGCCGCCAAATTCCCATCAGCCAACCGTGAGTCCGTTTTTGATAGGAAGCACTACCGTAATGATTGGTGGTAAACCGGCTATCCGTGTCGGTGATACCTGCCTGTGCGGGGCCGGCGCTGCTGTGGGTGAACCAACCGTAATGATAGGATAG
- a CDS encoding GPW/gp25 family protein has product MSEQNSILGRGWAFPVRFKKGSFTAELSEDEKDIRESLIILLKTSLGERVMRPDYGANMEDMLFESINVTTASIIINRLKRAILFHEPRVKANNIDLVPDRAEGRIQVTLEYTIIATNSRLNLVFPYYLDEGTNI; this is encoded by the coding sequence ATGAGTGAACAGAACTCCATATTAGGCCGCGGATGGGCATTCCCGGTGCGCTTCAAAAAAGGCAGTTTTACAGCGGAGCTTTCCGAAGATGAGAAAGATATCCGAGAAAGCCTGATTATACTTCTGAAAACAAGCCTGGGCGAGCGTGTGATGCGGCCTGATTATGGTGCGAATATGGAAGATATGCTCTTTGAGTCGATCAACGTCACTACTGCGAGCATCATCATAAACCGGCTCAAGCGTGCCATCCTGTTTCACGAACCGCGGGTAAAGGCCAATAATATCGATCTGGTGCCAGATCGTGCCGAAGGACGTATTCAGGTTACCCTGGAGTATACCATTATCGCTACCAATTCGCGGCTGAACCTCGTATTTCCCTACTACCTCGATGAAGGAACTAATATTTAA
- a CDS encoding phage tail protein produces MAVNYPVSAFHYQVESGMTRIGFTEVTGLNVELQTIDYREGSSLDYQVSKMPGIPQYSNITLKRGIFRSDNEFFQWLNTVKMNNIERRDITISLLNEEHEPVMVWKVREAWPCKVEGPSLNSTGNEVAVESIELCHEGLVIETP; encoded by the coding sequence ATGGCTGTTAATTATCCAGTATCCGCATTTCACTACCAGGTTGAGTCCGGAATGACCCGTATCGGGTTCACCGAAGTCACCGGGCTGAACGTAGAACTACAAACCATCGACTACAGGGAGGGCAGCTCGCTCGATTACCAGGTGAGCAAGATGCCCGGCATTCCACAGTACTCCAATATCACCCTGAAGCGGGGCATATTCAGATCAGACAATGAGTTTTTCCAGTGGCTGAACACAGTAAAAATGAACAACATTGAGCGGCGTGATATCACCATCAGCCTGCTGAATGAAGAGCATGAGCCGGTGATGGTCTGGAAAGTTCGGGAGGCCTGGCCCTGCAAAGTTGAGGGTCCGTCGCTCAACTCCACCGGTAACGAAGTGGCGGTTGAGTCGATTGAACTCTGCCACGAAGGTCTTGTTATCGAAACTCCATAA
- a CDS encoding DUF5908 family protein, with product MPIEVRELVIKAVVNNNEKPVSGKKGHDKQISQKNVEAGLEEVLKLIRNRNER from the coding sequence ATGCCTATAGAAGTTCGTGAACTTGTGATAAAAGCCGTTGTGAACAACAACGAAAAACCGGTATCAGGGAAAAAAGGACATGATAAACAAATCTCCCAAAAAAATGTGGAAGCGGGCCTGGAAGAAGTGCTGAAGCTAATTAGAAACCGAAACGAGCGATAG
- a CDS encoding LysM peptidoglycan-binding domain-containing protein yields the protein MGLKDIFSPQGSLEKLKITAFEDDEYSATTATYVVMYNPTSFSYRVTSDWLPEEGVVPDARQLQFRANKSDSVSFEFLFDATGASPPGNDMSGDLELGYLGDNSINDDLISDERESAIEIIQEDKHVDRAITRYLEITQNIQSSTHTPNYLQINWGAYQFRGVVQDTTISYKLFNSAGLPIRATVSSNFVQSLSRKEQAALAGRESADLTHKRIVKEGDTLPLLAKRIYGDPSFYIEIARVNKLKNFRNLKTGQELILPPVQK from the coding sequence ATGGGTTTAAAAGATATATTTTCCCCACAAGGGAGCCTCGAGAAGCTAAAGATTACCGCTTTTGAGGATGATGAATATTCAGCAACAACAGCCACCTACGTGGTGATGTATAATCCCACATCGTTCAGCTACAGGGTCACCTCCGACTGGCTCCCTGAAGAAGGAGTAGTTCCTGATGCCCGACAGCTGCAATTTCGGGCCAACAAATCAGACAGCGTCTCTTTTGAATTTCTGTTTGATGCGACGGGTGCCTCTCCTCCCGGAAACGATATGTCCGGCGACCTGGAACTCGGCTACCTTGGTGATAACAGCATCAACGACGACCTGATCAGCGATGAGCGTGAAAGCGCCATTGAAATTATTCAGGAAGATAAACATGTAGACCGGGCCATTACCCGCTACCTGGAAATCACACAAAATATCCAGTCATCTACCCATACACCAAACTACCTTCAGATTAACTGGGGAGCGTACCAGTTCCGGGGAGTGGTTCAGGATACAACGATCAGCTACAAGCTCTTTAATTCTGCCGGTCTTCCTATCCGTGCCACGGTTAGTTCTAACTTTGTACAGTCTCTGTCACGGAAGGAGCAGGCGGCTCTGGCGGGACGGGAATCAGCGGATCTTACCCATAAACGGATTGTAAAAGAGGGAGATACCCTGCCGCTGCTGGCTAAACGAATCTACGGTGATCCATCTTTTTACATCGAAATTGCAAGGGTAAACAAACTGAAAAATTTCAGAAATCTAAAGACAGGGCAGGAACTTATTCTGCCACCTGTTCAAAAATAA
- the vgrG gene encoding type VI secretion system tip protein VgrG, with protein MPVIPTQANTNLATFRIFSNGEELPDEIGLSSIFVTKSVNSIPKATIELFDGSLANEDFTLSAGELFTPGNDIEIKAGYRSVEDTIFKGILIKHGIEAKTNQPSKLRVELRDVSVKMTIGRKNRYFEDVSDSEIIEDLLGSYGLDSDVEQTAVTHKKMVQYYCTDWDYMLTRAEANGQLVFTDDGKITVKAPSLGDEPILTLHYGQNVFEFEADMDARDQYSSTVGKSWDFIKQEVTELEADNSASDAHGNISAADLAGVIGLDNWTMQHNGHLPDQELQAWTDAKLMRSRLAKIRGRVTIIGFTDIKPGHTINLEGFGDRFNGKAFVSSIFHEFAADKKWITHIQFGLDPQWFSHKYDDIIEKPASGLLPAIQGLHQGIVTDLEDPDGEGRVKVRIPVISTEEAGIWARLATPDAGAGRGIQFYPEPDDEVVVGFFNDDPRDPVILGGIHSSSKAPPYDVNEDNFDKGIVTRGELKLTFNDDLKSVTIETPNGNKLIISDDEGTILLEDENGNKALLGSDGITLESASDMILKASGDVKIEGTNVEIAANAQFKAEGSAGAEVSSSGQAVLKGSIVQIN; from the coding sequence GTGCCTGTAATACCCACACAAGCCAATACAAACCTGGCAACCTTCCGGATCTTTTCCAACGGCGAAGAACTGCCCGATGAAATAGGTCTTTCCTCAATTTTCGTTACCAAAAGTGTGAACAGTATTCCAAAAGCAACCATTGAACTCTTTGATGGAAGCCTTGCCAATGAAGATTTCACTCTGAGTGCCGGTGAGTTGTTCACCCCGGGTAATGATATTGAAATCAAGGCGGGATACCGGTCTGTTGAGGATACCATTTTCAAAGGAATTTTGATAAAACACGGCATTGAGGCAAAAACAAATCAACCCTCCAAACTTCGGGTTGAACTGCGGGATGTGAGCGTTAAAATGACTATTGGGCGCAAAAATCGATATTTTGAAGACGTGAGCGACAGCGAGATCATCGAAGATCTGCTGGGCAGTTACGGCCTTGATTCAGATGTAGAGCAAACGGCCGTCACGCATAAGAAGATGGTTCAGTATTACTGCACCGACTGGGATTACATGCTGACCCGTGCAGAAGCAAATGGTCAGCTTGTGTTTACGGATGATGGAAAAATCACAGTTAAAGCGCCTTCTCTCGGTGATGAACCAATTTTAACACTGCATTACGGCCAAAATGTATTTGAGTTTGAAGCCGATATGGACGCCCGGGATCAATACTCCTCCACCGTTGGAAAATCCTGGGATTTTATCAAACAGGAGGTTACAGAACTTGAAGCTGATAACAGTGCATCTGATGCCCACGGCAACATTTCAGCTGCTGACCTGGCCGGGGTAATTGGCCTCGATAACTGGACGATGCAACATAATGGACACCTGCCTGACCAGGAACTGCAGGCATGGACCGATGCAAAACTGATGCGCAGCCGCCTGGCGAAGATTCGCGGCAGGGTGACCATCATTGGGTTTACCGACATCAAGCCGGGACACACCATCAACCTTGAAGGGTTTGGCGATCGTTTTAACGGAAAAGCTTTTGTCTCATCTATTTTTCACGAGTTTGCCGCGGATAAAAAATGGATAACGCACATTCAATTTGGACTCGATCCTCAGTGGTTTTCACACAAATATGACGACATCATCGAAAAACCTGCGTCTGGTCTTCTGCCTGCTATCCAGGGTCTTCACCAGGGGATCGTCACAGATCTCGAAGATCCCGATGGCGAGGGACGTGTAAAGGTTCGAATCCCGGTGATCAGTACAGAGGAAGCGGGAATATGGGCACGACTCGCCACACCAGACGCCGGAGCAGGCAGAGGTATCCAGTTTTACCCGGAGCCGGATGATGAAGTGGTGGTGGGATTCTTTAACGACGATCCGCGCGATCCGGTAATTTTGGGAGGGATTCACAGCAGTTCAAAAGCACCGCCCTATGACGTTAACGAAGATAACTTCGATAAAGGAATTGTTACCCGCGGCGAGCTAAAGCTAACGTTTAACGACGATTTGAAGAGTGTTACCATCGAAACCCCGAACGGAAATAAATTGATCATTAGCGATGATGAAGGGACAATCCTTCTGGAAGATGAAAACGGAAATAAGGCACTTCTGGGCAGTGACGGAATCACTCTTGAAAGTGCAAGTGACATGATCCTGAAAGCCTCGGGGGATGTGAAGATTGAAGGGACCAACGTGGAAATTGCTGCCAATGCGCAATTCAAAGCCGAGGGCAGCGCAGGGGCCGAAGTTTCCTCCAGCGGCCAGGCCGTGCTGAAAGGATCGATTGTACAGATTAATTGA
- a CDS encoding baseplate J/gp47 family protein, with protein sequence MSDNCRHSNLLKRSGTSRQDRLLKALIPEYVAVDERKIEDLKSFVREYAKQIQYYDYNQDPDESRPDWESFFDKQIDPERYTEPHYALFMAFLQLFKIARDDLNQITRKHLDFYYRDVLQLREKQPVPDQVFLIFDLAKNAEQHRVAKGTQLKAGKDESGVELIYQTDREIVLNKAVVTDLKAIFKEENSRMYASPVANSADGEGAEIESSEMNWRTFGKPTGDWPDQDRPQAETGFAFATPLLFLAEGEREITITLTLKENSCNTVGSELKKLYGSKPFQVQFSGEEEWIEPQLNDEIAEDWTITAAIVERILDLLNKAETWQDIAGVKPRTGPVFDDPSTGHSGSRPGYDIGRITANEILNYRKDKLPSGRFKSLEEVRAVRGVGEDKINDLIYTFRKPINQTLVVPDKRQIIIKRTITKDQGPIVKYVQNDGDLSDPFVTDWPVAKITLQTDQHPYHYDTLKKFEIEKADISVHVCEVRKLIVQNDQTVLDPGKDFQPFGMRPVKGSNFYIGSREVFSKKLDKLKIHLKWHDLPDEDDGFESYYTKYTGPTRTNDSFRTNLYMLDQKKWKPLFAESASTALFLHDGGKLYEEHLILINDTEKLTDVQRDPGLKELDSFNTDTRKGFLKMVLAGPDFGHKDFQPSYTKAVMGAFEEGGTFDDSAELPNEPYTPVLKEIFLTYQSSAEFDLTKHSSKNKENKIHEQFFHVGPFGVSEQRKENHSAHVKLYPQIDSEGSLYIGLENFTAGQTLSLLFQVAEGSADPDLEPQPVRWSYLSDNRWIHFEPFDILSDSTSGLLTSGIIRFSVLKKASDQNSILPSGLHWLRAAITKDSDAISDIIQVSAQAVTATFKDQDNDPSHLKKALPAETISKLKNADSAIGGVEQPFSSFGGSTKEKQNDFYTRVSERLRHKKRAVTFWDYERLVLEEFPSVYKAKCLNHTRYTGSLDTYSELAPGHVTLVVISNVRNKNAVDPLRPKTSLITLTKISQFLSGINSSCVDLHVKNPIYEEIKVKLNVKFHEGFDNGFYGKQLEDDLKGFLSPWAVDAGSTLELGGTIHKSVILNFVEERAYVDFLTCFETWHIIFDPATGEEISRNSVNQAEASTAVSILGSTGQMGHYGDHDITVLESDDCECPDNEIQTTATIASADDCGCEEDQQFKT encoded by the coding sequence ATGAGCGACAATTGCCGACATAGCAACCTATTAAAACGCAGCGGTACCAGCCGGCAGGACAGGCTCCTGAAGGCTCTGATTCCGGAGTATGTGGCAGTTGATGAACGTAAAATTGAGGATCTCAAATCCTTTGTACGCGAATATGCAAAACAGATTCAGTACTACGATTACAACCAGGATCCTGATGAATCCCGGCCCGACTGGGAATCATTTTTTGATAAGCAGATCGACCCGGAAAGATATACCGAACCTCATTACGCGCTTTTCATGGCGTTTCTTCAGCTTTTTAAAATTGCACGTGATGACCTGAACCAGATCACACGAAAACACCTCGACTTCTACTATCGCGACGTGCTTCAGCTTCGGGAAAAGCAGCCTGTCCCCGACCAGGTATTTCTGATATTTGATCTGGCCAAAAATGCAGAACAGCACCGGGTGGCAAAAGGAACACAGTTAAAGGCCGGAAAAGATGAGTCCGGCGTTGAGCTGATCTATCAAACAGACCGTGAAATTGTTCTGAATAAAGCTGTCGTAACAGATCTGAAAGCTATTTTTAAAGAAGAAAACAGCAGGATGTACGCCTCACCTGTCGCAAATTCAGCCGATGGTGAGGGAGCCGAGATTGAATCATCAGAAATGAACTGGCGGACATTTGGCAAACCGACTGGAGACTGGCCGGATCAGGACCGCCCGCAGGCGGAAACGGGCTTTGCTTTTGCCACTCCGCTTCTTTTTTTAGCGGAAGGAGAACGGGAGATTACTATTACCCTTACACTGAAGGAGAACAGTTGCAATACGGTGGGCAGCGAGCTGAAAAAACTATACGGGAGTAAACCATTTCAGGTTCAATTTAGCGGCGAAGAGGAGTGGATTGAACCACAGTTAAATGATGAGATAGCAGAGGACTGGACTATTACAGCCGCAATTGTTGAACGGATCTTAGATTTGCTGAACAAGGCGGAAACATGGCAGGACATTGCAGGTGTTAAACCCAGAACCGGTCCGGTTTTTGACGATCCTTCCACTGGTCACAGTGGTTCCCGCCCGGGATATGATATCGGAAGAATTACGGCGAATGAAATTTTGAATTACCGTAAAGATAAGCTTCCCAGTGGACGATTTAAATCACTTGAGGAGGTTAGGGCAGTACGAGGAGTTGGGGAGGATAAGATCAATGACCTGATATACACATTCCGAAAACCAATAAACCAGACACTTGTTGTTCCGGATAAAAGGCAGATTATTATCAAGAGAACCATTACAAAAGATCAGGGTCCAATCGTAAAATACGTACAGAATGATGGAGATTTGTCCGATCCGTTTGTGACTGATTGGCCGGTTGCCAAAATTACCTTGCAAACAGACCAGCATCCTTACCATTATGACACTCTGAAGAAGTTTGAAATTGAAAAAGCAGATATATCCGTCCATGTCTGTGAGGTGCGTAAGTTAATCGTGCAGAACGATCAAACTGTGCTGGACCCGGGTAAAGATTTTCAGCCTTTTGGGATGCGCCCGGTAAAAGGCTCCAATTTTTACATCGGCAGTCGGGAGGTCTTTTCTAAAAAGCTGGATAAATTGAAGATTCACCTCAAATGGCACGATCTGCCGGATGAAGATGATGGCTTTGAAAGCTATTACACCAAATATACCGGTCCGACCCGCACCAACGACTCCTTCCGGACCAATCTTTATATGCTCGATCAAAAAAAATGGAAGCCTCTCTTTGCGGAATCGGCTTCAACCGCTCTCTTTCTGCATGACGGTGGTAAGCTATATGAGGAACATCTGATATTAATAAATGATACGGAAAAATTGACGGATGTTCAGCGGGATCCGGGCCTTAAAGAATTGGACTCATTCAATACTGATACCCGAAAAGGTTTTTTGAAAATGGTGCTGGCAGGGCCGGATTTTGGGCATAAGGATTTCCAGCCGTCATACACAAAGGCTGTTATGGGAGCATTTGAGGAGGGTGGAACTTTCGATGATAGTGCTGAACTTCCAAACGAGCCCTACACCCCGGTTCTGAAAGAGATCTTTCTTACCTATCAGTCCTCAGCAGAATTCGATCTGACAAAACATTCATCAAAAAATAAAGAGAATAAGATACACGAACAGTTCTTCCATGTGGGTCCATTTGGCGTTTCGGAGCAGCGAAAAGAAAATCACAGCGCCCATGTAAAATTATATCCACAGATTGATAGTGAAGGAAGCCTCTATATCGGGTTGGAGAATTTCACCGCCGGGCAGACGCTTTCACTTCTATTCCAGGTTGCCGAGGGCAGCGCTGACCCCGATCTTGAGCCTCAGCCTGTTCGATGGAGCTATCTCTCGGACAACCGGTGGATCCATTTTGAACCATTTGATATCCTGTCCGACAGCACATCGGGCCTGCTCACATCCGGTATCATCCGGTTTAGTGTACTCAAAAAAGCTTCCGACCAGAATTCTATTCTACCCTCAGGCCTGCACTGGCTCAGGGCTGCCATTACCAAAGATTCAGACGCGATTTCTGACATTATTCAGGTATCGGCCCAGGCGGTAACGGCAACTTTCAAAGATCAGGATAATGATCCCAGCCACCTGAAAAAGGCTCTACCCGCTGAAACCATCAGCAAGCTAAAAAATGCCGATTCAGCCATTGGCGGAGTTGAGCAGCCGTTTTCCTCCTTCGGCGGAAGTACCAAAGAGAAACAGAACGATTTTTATACACGGGTAAGTGAACGCCTTCGCCACAAAAAACGAGCAGTTACCTTCTGGGATTACGAGCGGCTGGTACTGGAAGAGTTTCCCTCGGTCTATAAGGCAAAATGCCTGAATCATACCCGCTATACCGGGAGCCTGGATACCTATTCAGAACTGGCACCGGGCCACGTTACGCTGGTTGTGATTTCCAATGTACGTAACAAAAATGCGGTAGATCCACTACGTCCTAAAACCAGCCTGATTACTCTCACCAAAATCAGCCAGTTTCTCTCCGGTATAAACTCTTCCTGTGTGGATCTGCATGTTAAAAACCCAATTTATGAAGAGATCAAAGTGAAGCTGAACGTAAAATTCCACGAAGGATTCGATAATGGTTTTTACGGTAAGCAGCTCGAAGACGATCTGAAAGGATTTCTCTCTCCCTGGGCGGTTGATGCCGGATCCACACTTGAGCTGGGCGGCACCATTCACAAATCGGTCATTTTAAATTTTGTGGAAGAGCGGGCCTACGTGGATTTTCTCACTTGTTTTGAGACGTGGCATATCATTTTTGATCCGGCGACCGGTGAAGAGATTTCCCGAAACAGTGTAAACCAGGCGGAAGCGAGTACGGCTGTATCCATCCTTGGCTCTACCGGGCAAATGGGGCACTATGGAGATCATGATATCACCGTGCTGGAGTCAGACGATTGTGAATGCCCCGACAATGAAATTCAGACAACAGCCACGATCGCTTCAGCGGATGACTGTGGCTGTGAAGAAGATCAACAGTTTAAAACGTAA